The window aaatgaggtgtatcccaaTCTCGAttggaacacattacaggaaacagttttgaatgagcattgaccgttaaaaacattttgggggcgataaaagttttggatcaaactgatttttgttttttcccatcatctgggactttatgacctaatccacagattaaatgtcaaataaacaatacagtgggccttaggatgatgttaatggtggatatccaatcactattgttttcatgtggtgtagtccacctgagatttatatacctttagtttttgggatcaagcctaaaatgatctttaatggcctatgaacggaatggatgaaacacaaacatcatggtgggcccacaaagcactgaccatcagccacggtgctggtgtcagggggagtagccaatctgtttcctgtttatcttaagaaaaagaaaaaaagggcgtGGATTTCCTGCCAGCGCTGGGaacccaagtggggcctactgtgatgtttgtgagaaatactacctttctatccattttttgagttcaaatCAAGACATGacgccaaaaatgaaccgtttccagAGCTCGAGTGAAccaaaacgtgataattgaatgtcAACAGTTGAACGTGATTATTGATTgtcaacagttgaaatattcgtgggtcaTGGAAgttgagtcatgctaatattttttatttcagttcatcccataaGGATAAAGTTATTAATGTTAcggatggcttgtaaacatcactgtctaaCCCATGtagattttaacggtaggaatttccctcaCCACatttttcctttagtatggcccacttaagctttggatacggctcatttttgacatcatgccatgaaatgaactccaaaaacggatggaaggggaagatttctcaaaaacattacagcaggccccacctaggttcccaagAACTTCTGCGTCCAGAAGAAATGTACGTGGAGTTTACCAATACGTggcaagggaagcggattgcgtactgagtatactatgtagggcccaccgtaatttatgtattttatccggtctacccatccattttataagataatttcagggccttagctcaaaacctaagcatataaaaggctaaaatcgaccacaccaacggaaacagtatgaattgaacggaaacagtgtgaattgaatttatacggctgaaaaattcttaagggccacagaagttttggatcaagattatatttttttttaccttcatccatgttttttgatcctttgaacagtttggatgaaaaataaacatcactgtggagcttggaaaggtttcaatggtggaaatcattatttccactgtttcctgtggtatggtccacttgagatttttataagcttcaattttgagttcaacgcctaaaattagatggaaaaacagatggaaggtgtggatagatcacataaattcacagtgggcccaactgaattttctgAGTATGACCGTCCGATTTCATGGCCGAATGGGTGCACGGCGGAAACGGAGAAAGATCCGTTAAGGAAACTAACGGAGTAGCATTTATAACCAGGGAACATGCCATTGGTATCTAACCAATGGGGTTTTGCCGCATCACTTcggtagcgttttggctactgaagtgttcagtatccaatccgctcccagtCGGCGGTGAGTGGGGGACAACTTTATCCACAGATTTTTTTTAGAAAGGTGCCCGTGGGTAATTAGGGCATTTGTTTAAGCCTTCCAATTTTAGGGGTATTTGGCAGTACCAACAGGCTAGGGCAGTCAATATCACACTCCTTTTAATGTCTCGGTGGAAGGGACGCAGGTATTTGCCGTAATCAAGACGAGTGGTGAGGTTTTAGAATTGCCCGAAACTAAGAGGTGTGGACAATTATCCCTAAATTTATATCATTACTTGTGATTGCTCCGTGTCAATTACTCTCCGTTTGAATctaattaaatatttgaaaatCACGAATGGTATAATTCTAACAAAACTAGAGGAAATTATGctatttcccaaaaaaaaaaaaaaaaagattacggaataagaagaagaagaagaaaaagaaagaagagagagagagaaagatacaCTTACCTTTTAAGATCTCATCGTAGATGTGAGGCATTTCCGCAACATATTTGATTATCATCATCAAGGTAGAGGCAGATGTGTCATGACCAGCAAAAAGCATCACCAAGAAGTTATCCACAATCTCTTTCTCAACCATAAATTGCCCGTTGTCGTCTGGTGTTACAAGTAGATACGACAGCAAGTCCTGGGTCGGCGACGCTTTCCCCTCTAACAAATCCACTCTCCTCTGTTGGATCATCACTCTCAGCTCCCTACGTATAGCTTCTGCAGCTCTGGTGGCCCGGTAGAATCGGGTTCCAGGGATATTGAGCGGCAGCGTTAGTATCCCCTTAATCATAACATCGAATTCCCGTCCAAGCTTCAACACCTGATCTGAGTCTTCGATGCTGGCGAAGAGGCTACAGGCCAGATAGAAAGTGTAAGTCTTGATGAGATGGAAAACCATCACCTCAGCTTTACCTTCCCATTCAACCTCAAAGTGGCGTCGAGCAACAGCATCCATAGTTCCAACGTATTTCTGCAGTGCCTCCGGCTTGAGGAAGGTCATAAGCAGCTTTCGGGTCTGCTTAGCTTTGTCAGCTGTTGCAGTGAGGATAGATGAAGGGAAGATCTTCCTCACCGGAGTGGGCCACCAACTAGCGACGAGCTTGTTCTCGTTGGAGAAGAGGAACTTGTTTCCATCTGGGCCACAGAAGACAGCCATCGGCTCTAGGAGTAAGGATGTCTTGAATATCCTGGCACCGTGCTTGTCCATTCTCTCTTGAACGAAATCTTGGGGTGTTCCGTTCTGGCCTGATCTTGTGAATGCAAGGAGCTCGCCGATGATGGGCCATCCTAAGCTCCCTGGGGGAAGCTTTGGGTCTTTTCTTttggagatgaagaagaagcgATAGGTGAGAAAAGATGAAAGgattataagaaataaggaaagaaaaacaagTTCCATGGTTTTTCCTTTGTATTGGAGTGTTG of the Magnolia sinica isolate HGM2019 chromosome 7, MsV1, whole genome shotgun sequence genome contains:
- the LOC131251198 gene encoding beta-amyrin 28-monooxygenase-like encodes the protein MELVFLSLFLIILSSFLTYRFFFISKRKDPKLPPGSLGWPIIGELLAFTRSGQNGTPQDFVQERMDKHGARIFKTSLLLEPMAVFCGPDGNKFLFSNENKLVASWWPTPVRKIFPSSILTATADKAKQTRKLLMTFLKPEALQKYVGTMDAVARRHFEVEWEGKAEVMVFHLIKTYTFYLACSLFASIEDSDQVLKLGREFDVMIKGILTLPLNIPGTRFYRATRAAEAIRRELRVMIQQRRVDLLEGKASPTQDLLSYLLVTPDDNGQFMVEKEIVDNFLVMLFAGHDTSASTLMMIIKYVAEMPHIYDEILKEQREIAALKGGDELLNWEDIQKMRYSWNVANEVMRLKAPAQGAFRTAIADFTYAGYEIPKGWKLYWSVNTTHRDPEYFPEPEKFDPMRFEGVGPAPYTFTPFGGGPRMCPGKEFARLQILVFLHNLVKRFRWETVFPNEKIRVDPMPAPAYGLPVRLFPHPS